DNA from Variovorax sp. PBL-H6:
CCTCCGATTTCCACTGGCCGCTTGACGGCCTGGGCGAGTTGCTCGACCAGCTCGCGCCGGCCTGCGTCGTACCGGTGGTGGCCTGGGACCCGGCCGAGACAGAGCCGCCGCCCGCGCGCGCGCTGGTCGCGCTCAGCGATGCCGAAACGGGGGTGCGGCGCAGCTTGTGGATGCGCGAGTCGCTGCGCACGCGGTGGCGCGATGCCGTCGCGATGCGGCGCGCCGAGCTCGACGCCCTGTTCGGCTCGCACGGCATGCCGCCCTTTCACCTGCACGGCCGTTTCGACGCCGAAGCCCTCACACGCTACTTCATGGAGAACGCGGCATGAAGGCGCTGCGGGCGGCGATGCTCGCGGCGGCGCTCGGCGGCGCCGGGGGGCTCGCAGCGAGCGACGAACCGGCAGCGCCCGCGGGCGCCGCCGTCGCCGTCGCCGTCGCCGCGACGGTCGAGCAGCCGCGGGCCTTCGGTCATGTGCTGGGCGATGTATTGACCCAGCGCGTGCTGCTCGAGCACGCGGGCCGCCCGCTCCAGCCAGGCGCCCTTCCTGCCGCCACGCGCGTCGACCTTTGGCTGGAGCGCAGGCCGCCGCGGATCGAGACAGATGCCCAGGGACGGCGCTGGCTCGCGATCGACTACCAACTCATCAACGCGCCGCGCGCGCTCAGTGCCGTCACGCTGCCGGCGCTCAGCCTCGCGACCGCATCCGGCCCGACACTTGCACTGTCCGCCTGGCCGGTCAGCGTTGCGCCGCTGACGCCGCCGGAGGCGTTCGGCCAGGGCGATCTGCAGCCGCTGCGCCCGGACCGTGCGGTTGCCGCACTTCCGACCGGTTCCATCGAGCGGCAACTCCGGCTCTCGCTCGCCGCAGGGGTGGCCGTGCTGCTGGCATGGCTGGCCTGGTGGGCCCTGCGCAATGCGAGCGAAGCGCGGCGCCTTCCGTTCGCGCAGGCGTGGCGTGAACTCAAGCGCATCGACGACCCGGCAAGCCCGCAGGCCTGGCGTGTCGTGCACCGCGCACTGAACGCGAGCGCCGGGCACGTGATCCACGGCGCCAGCGTGCCGCGCCTGCTGGCAGAGGCACCGTACCTCCGCCCGCTGCAGGCGCGGCTCGAAGACTTCTATCGCGAATCCACCCGGCGCTTCTTCGCGGCCGATGCCGACGGGGCCGCGGCCGATCCGTCCTATCCGCTCAAGCCGCTGTGCCGGGCGTTGCGCGATGCGGAGCAGCGGCACCGGCACTGAGCAACGCATGCGCTTCGACTTCTCTCAACCCTGGATGCTGGTCCTGCTGCCCCTCGCGCTGCTGCCGCTGCTGCGCAGGCGCAGCGACACGCTGGCCTTTTCGTACCTGGCCTGGCTGCCGGCCGACCGCATCGGCCGTGCGCTCGGCTTTCTCTGGCGAGCCTTTGCCGTCGGCGCGATGGCGCTGGCCGTGCTCGGGCTGTCCGGCCCCGGGCAGTCGGGCGCGCAGGTGCAGCGCACCGGCCGCGGCGCCGAGGTGCTGATCCTGATGGACCGCAGCAGCAGCATGGATGCGACGGTCCACACCAACGGCCTGCAGACCGCGGGCCGCATGTCACAGGAGCCCAAGGCCAAGGTCGTGCGCGACCTGCTGAGCGATTTCGTCGCGAAGCGCCCGGACAACCGTTTTGCCTTCATGACCTTCAGCACGGTGCCGATCGCCGTGGTGCCTTTCACACAGAAGACGGACACCGTGCAGGCCGCGCTTGCCGCCAGCGCGATCGGCCGCGGCCTGCCCGAAACCCGCATGGGCCTCGCGCTCCTCGCGGCCATCGAGGAATTCGAGAACCGCAGCTACTCGGGCAGCCGCGTGATCCTGATCGTCTCGGACGGCGGCGCCCAGCTCGACGAGCCCACGCGCCAGCGCGTCCTCGCGGGTCTTGCGCGCGAGAAGATCGGCCTCTACTGGATCTACGTGCGCAGCGGCCCGAACTCGCCAAACCTCAACACCGACAGCGCAAGCGCCTACGGCCTGGGCGAGGAATTGGCACTGCACCAGTTCTTCAAGACCCTGAGCACGCCCTACCGGCTGTACCAGGTGGACGATTCCAACGCGATGGCGGCTGCCATGGCCGAGATCGACCGGCAGCAGAATTTTCCGCTGATCATCCACGAGCGCGTGCCGCGGCGGGACTACGGCGGCGCCTTCTACGTGGCGGCGATGCTGTGCTGCGCCGGCCTGCTCGCCTGCCGCGCGTTGCAGCTCCAGAGCTGGAGGAAGGCATGAAGCGGCGCACCGTGCACTTCGTCTTCGGCTTCCTGAGCCTGTGCTGTGCAGGCGCCGTGCTGGAGCGCGGCCTGCACTTGCATCGGACGACGGCGCTGAACGCCGAGATCGCGCACATCGCGGCCGAGCCGGTGGGCAAGGACGCCACGGCCCTGCCCCTGCGGGCTCCGCGCGAGCTGCAGCTGGCGCAGGCGCTGGCCTTGTCTAAGGCGGGCAATCACGATGCGGCACTCAAGGGCTATGCGGGGCTGATCCAGGGCGGCGAGCGCGATGCCGTTGCGCAGCAGGCGCTGTTCAATCTGGCCAACATGTACCTGCGGCAAGGGCTTGCGCAGAAGGCCGGCGCGGAGCCGCTGTTCGAATTGGGCAAGCAGCGGCTGCGCGACCTGCTGCGCGTGACGCCGCAGGACTGGGATGCGCGGTACAACCTGGAGCGGGCGCTGAGGTTGGCGCCGGAGGAGCAGGAGGCTTTTTCGGCGGAGCAGCAGCAGTCGGTGGAGCAGCGGCGGGTGCGGGTTCCGGGGTTTGTTGCGGGGGATTTGCCGTGAGCCGGGCCTTGCTCTCTGGGTGTTGCTTGCTTTTCCTCCGGGGGTGGGTTGGGGTGGGGGCGCCAGGGTGTCGATCCTTACCTTGTGCTTGGTTTGAGGCTGGAGCCGGGTCGTCGTCCCGGCAGCCGAGTCACTTTCTTTTGCTTCGCCAAAAGAAAGTAACCAAAGAAAAGGCGACCCCACTGGCCGCGACCCTCCGCTTCGCTACGGGCAACCTGCGGTGCTCGCTTTTCGCGGGGTCCGCGCAAACTCGCTGCGCTCAAACACGCGCGGCCCTGATCCGCGAAAAGCTCCGCTCCTCGGCGCGGCCAGAGGGGACTTGGAATTCAACGCGCCATGGCGCGTCCTTGTGTGGAATGCAGGTGCGCGTGAGCTCCTGGTCCTCGCTCACATTGGCTGTCGCGCACATGCACACGCATACGCATACGCACACCCACGAATACGAACTCGCACGAGCACGAGCACGAGCACGAGCACGAGCACAAGCGCGTGCTTGTGGCGACGCACATGCGCGTGCTCCCGTTCGCACGCAGACGCACGCACCTATTCCAGGCCTTGCGCAGCGAGGCCGTTGGTGGCCGAGCGAAGCGATGGCCCGACCGGTCTCCAATCCCCTCTGCGCGTGCCGAGGAGCGCAGCTTTTCGCGGAAAAAGGGCCGCGCGTGTTTGAGCCGCAGGCGAGTTTGCGCGGACCCCGCGTAAAGCGAGCACCGCAGGTTGCCCGTAGCGAAGCGGAGGGTCACGCGCAGTGGGGTCGCCTTTTCTTTGGTTACTTTCTTTTGGCGAAGCAAAAGAAAGTGACTCGGCCGCCGGGACGACATCCCGGCTCCAGCCTCAACACAAGCACACGGTACCAATCGACAGACCGGTGCCCTCACCCCAAACCCTCTCCCGGAGGGAGAGGGAGCAAAACCTGAAGCAGCCTGATGAACACCCCATGGCATCGCATGCAGAGCAGCGGAAACTGGCTCCTCCTGGCCGCCCTCCTCCTGCTCGCCCTCGCCGCCTGGCCCCCCCGCATCCAGCTCCAGCGCCCCGTCTTCGAGTGGCAGGTCAGCTTCGACATCACGCAAAGCATGAACGTGGAAGACGTCGAACTCGACCAGTCCCCGGTCAGCCGCCTGACCCTGGCCCGCGCCGCCATGCGCGACGTGCTGGCCGCATTGCCCTGCGGATCCAAGGTCGGCTGGAGCGTGTTCGCGGACTACCGCTCGCTCGTGATCCTCGCGCCGATCGAGGTCTGCAGCCACTACGAGGAGCTGCTCGCCTCGCTCGAGCGCATCGATGCCCGCATGCGCTGGGCCAATGCCAGCAACATCGGCAAGGGCGTGACCTGGGCCGTGCGCGGCGCCAGGAGCATCGGGCCTCACACCAGCTTCGTCTTCATCAGCGACGGGCAGGAGGCGCCGCTGCTGCGCGCCAACGACACACCGCCGATGGGCGACATCACGCCGGGCGAGGTAAAAGGCTGGCTGATCGGCGTCGGCGGCGATGTGCCGATGCCGATTCCCAAGACGAACAGCGCCGGCCAGCCGGCCGGCTACTGGACCCCGGAGGACGTGGTGCAAGGCTCCGCCATCGGCGGCACCGCGAACCGCGAACACCTGTCGGAGTTGCGCGAAGACCATCTCCGATCGCTCGCCAAGCTCGTCGGGGTGAACTACCTGCGCCTGAACACGCCGGATTCACTGAAGACAGCCATGCTGGACCGCCGCTTCGCCCAGAGCCAGCTCGCAGACACGGATCTGCGCTGGATCCCGGCACTGCTCGCCCTGCTGCTCCTCGCCTGGCGATTCGCACCCGAGCTCGGATGGCGGCGTGGAAGGAAAGCGGCCGAGCGCGTGCCGCGCGGCCTCACCCAGCCGGTGTGACGGGTGCCGCAAGGCGGCGCGAATTGGCGGGATCGCGAAACACCAGGGGATGCTCGACCGGGCCACCGGCATCGCGCGCGGCAGCGCGCTGCACCGCCTCCACCACGCGTTGATGATCGGGACTCTTCACGCACACCGGGTCGGCGGCGGCCGGGTCGTTGGCCAGCAGGTAGGCCTGGCAGCGGCAGCCGCCCAGGTCCTGCTCGCGCATGTCGCAGCTCGCGCACGGCTCCTTCATCCAGCCGGTGCCTCGGTAGCGATTGAAGCCTTCGGACTCGAACCAGATCTCGCGCAGGCCGTGCGCCTTCACGTTCGGAAACGCCAGCCCCGGCAGCATCTTCGCGGTGTGGCATGGCAGCGCCGTGCCGTCCGGCGCCACGGTGAGGAACATGCTGCCCCAGCCATTGACGCATTTCTTGGCGCGACCCTCGTGGTAGTCGGGCGCGACGTAGAAGATGCGCATGCGCTCGCCCAGCCGGACGCGCCAGCCGTCGGTCACCTGCTCGGCGCGGCGCAGCTGCTCGTGCGTGGGCAGCAACTGGTCGCGGTTCACGAACGCCCAGGAGTAGTACTGCGTGTTCGCGAGCTCGAGGTACTCCGCGCCCATCTCGTGCGCCATCTCGATGATGCGGTCGATGTGGTCGATGTTCATGCGGTGGATGACCACGTTCATGACCATCGGCCAGCCCTGGTCCTTGATGATCTTCGCCACCCGGTTCTTCAGTTCGAAGGTCTTGGTGTGCGAAAGGAAGTCGTTCATCTCGCGCGTGGAATCCTGGAACGACAGCTGCACGTGGTCGAGTCCGGCCGCCTTCAGCGCGGCGGCGCGATCCGCATTCAAGCCGACGCCGGAGGTCAGCAGGTTGGTGTAGTAGCCCAGCCGGCTGGCCTCGGCGACGATGATCTCCAGGTCGTCGCGCAGGAGCGGCTCGCCGCCCGACAGGCCGCACTGCACCGCACCGAGCTCGCGGCCTTCGCGCAGCACGCGCAACCAGTCCTCGGTGTCGAGCTCGGTGTCCTGCTGCGCAAAGTCGACCGGGTTGAAGCAGAACACGCAATGCAGCGGGCAGCGGTAGGTCAGCTCGGCCAGCAGCCAGAGCGGAGGGCCGGGGCGCGGCGCGGTCGTCATGTCGTCACGCGTCCCAGCGCAGCCAGTTCTGCTGCGCCGCCACTTCGACGAAGCCGCGCACGTCGGCTTCGAGCCCGGTGGCTCCGAAGGCCTGCTCCAGGTCCGCCACGATCTCGGCGATGCTGCTTTCGCCGTTGCAGCGCTTCATGATCTCGCCCGCGCTGCCGTTGAGCTGGACCATGCCTTCGGGGTACAGCAGGACGTGGCGCTCCTGCACGGGCTCCCATTGCAGTCGGAAACCCGGGCCGATGCGCGGCTTGCTGCCGGCGCTCAGTACTTTGCTGATCTCGCTCATGTGCCGTTCACGCCGTAGCGCCTCGCCATTGCGTCGTTCATGGCCCACAGGA
Protein-coding regions in this window:
- a CDS encoding MxaK protein, whose translation is MKRRTVHFVFGFLSLCCAGAVLERGLHLHRTTALNAEIAHIAAEPVGKDATALPLRAPRELQLAQALALSKAGNHDAALKGYAGLIQGGERDAVAQQALFNLANMYLRQGLAQKAGAEPLFELGKQRLRDLLRVTPQDWDARYNLERALRLAPEEQEAFSAEQQQSVEQRRVRVPGFVAGDLP
- a CDS encoding vWA domain-containing protein; its protein translation is MRFDFSQPWMLVLLPLALLPLLRRRSDTLAFSYLAWLPADRIGRALGFLWRAFAVGAMALAVLGLSGPGQSGAQVQRTGRGAEVLILMDRSSSMDATVHTNGLQTAGRMSQEPKAKVVRDLLSDFVAKRPDNRFAFMTFSTVPIAVVPFTQKTDTVQAALAASAIGRGLPETRMGLALLAAIEEFENRSYSGSRVILIVSDGGAQLDEPTRQRVLAGLAREKIGLYWIYVRSGPNSPNLNTDSASAYGLGEELALHQFFKTLSTPYRLYQVDDSNAMAAAMAEIDRQQNFPLIIHERVPRRDYGGAFYVAAMLCCAGLLACRALQLQSWRKA
- a CDS encoding calcium incorporation protein MxaA; amino-acid sequence: MKALRAAMLAAALGGAGGLAASDEPAAPAGAAVAVAVAATVEQPRAFGHVLGDVLTQRVLLEHAGRPLQPGALPAATRVDLWLERRPPRIETDAQGRRWLAIDYQLINAPRALSAVTLPALSLATASGPTLALSAWPVSVAPLTPPEAFGQGDLQPLRPDRAVAALPTGSIERQLRLSLAAGVAVLLAWLAWWALRNASEARRLPFAQAWRELKRIDDPASPQAWRVVHRALNASAGHVIHGASVPRLLAEAPYLRPLQARLEDFYRESTRRFFAADADGAAADPSYPLKPLCRALRDAEQRHRH
- a CDS encoding MxaL protein, with the protein product MNTPWHRMQSSGNWLLLAALLLLALAAWPPRIQLQRPVFEWQVSFDITQSMNVEDVELDQSPVSRLTLARAAMRDVLAALPCGSKVGWSVFADYRSLVILAPIEVCSHYEELLASLERIDARMRWANASNIGKGVTWAVRGARSIGPHTSFVFISDGQEAPLLRANDTPPMGDITPGEVKGWLIGVGGDVPMPIPKTNSAGQPAGYWTPEDVVQGSAIGGTANREHLSELREDHLRSLAKLVGVNYLRLNTPDSLKTAMLDRRFAQSQLADTDLRWIPALLALLLLAWRFAPELGWRRGRKAAERVPRGLTQPV
- the pqqD gene encoding pyrroloquinoline quinone biosynthesis peptide chaperone PqqD, with product MSEISKVLSAGSKPRIGPGFRLQWEPVQERHVLLYPEGMVQLNGSAGEIMKRCNGESSIAEIVADLEQAFGATGLEADVRGFVEVAAQQNWLRWDA
- the pqqE gene encoding pyrroloquinoline quinone biosynthesis protein PqqE, yielding MTTAPRPGPPLWLLAELTYRCPLHCVFCFNPVDFAQQDTELDTEDWLRVLREGRELGAVQCGLSGGEPLLRDDLEIIVAEASRLGYYTNLLTSGVGLNADRAAALKAAGLDHVQLSFQDSTREMNDFLSHTKTFELKNRVAKIIKDQGWPMVMNVVIHRMNIDHIDRIIEMAHEMGAEYLELANTQYYSWAFVNRDQLLPTHEQLRRAEQVTDGWRVRLGERMRIFYVAPDYHEGRAKKCVNGWGSMFLTVAPDGTALPCHTAKMLPGLAFPNVKAHGLREIWFESEGFNRYRGTGWMKEPCASCDMREQDLGGCRCQAYLLANDPAAADPVCVKSPDHQRVVEAVQRAAARDAGGPVEHPLVFRDPANSRRLAAPVTPAG